In Vanrija pseudolonga chromosome 4, complete sequence, a single window of DNA contains:
- the SWC4 gene encoding SWR1-complex protein 4, whose amino-acid sequence MSSSDVRSILNLPKAGQSSGSGSRKSAAAARKPDGISRELYALIGDNAPSLAEAQASIAAVKYRDRPKLKSKKVKWEWTQFTPSANRNSPHPPRLGHWVRVTDDDPHARVDYFGSFNLHGPSVMEYSQFEYDQHLVDPNWSSHETAYLFDLLRTFDLRFVVAADRYEYLGPKGDQSAKKRSIEEIKDRYYTICRRLVRTRTASDIQVQQQQIVQYSFDKAREIKRKQYASELFHLTQAEIAEEEALYMEIKRLEQNEKRYRADRDELMRTIIGLDSGLVNLDGANSEGVLGLDRYKKKRRPEDETPGNGPGSPAPPAKKQKDSAAFDLTHCIYRVPPQPIAPNSSHLASKHPVHQPAHLRSSKMPTPKPNTAIRVTELLSEMGLNIHRLVMPTRSNLDALDGVLHAAAALVDMKRQVDRVEQEIRTFKAQREGFVPPVEPSRKRSESVLSTDTGSSLIKALKGAQDPTPSGQRKIALASAAWADNTLLIPRKADVLRDWVLEAWMRSKPSAASPLLDPAYHALLVSVSPSCSAPPTAPLSLLGSYIAAASAASPPEGLGAAVSLSLGQLFHTTEGSKADAWAEIWAKLVAALASPSAPVDALQPVAVLVGDALSATLPTSPNGKKIAQSLHPSLGAYAATLAHHASLKPVFEELTGALFFPLPVLQTLDPLKTLLTSLATSEPLPALAAIPHLFATFIAATTQHRYSLYAKGGDRRPVDVVVADKVRAAVTPALGACLELVNRLEDSVLSRPGGSTPSASRTAVVEGLWSSRLALWTAFHAWGGYLETDANAGQLVASEAQRAASALALYGATEAAAEDEGLAGRILRTLDVLERLDHTRTAVNTEVVGWCLASPARTHPAARTLLSSILRFHQLTRLLDVFFDLVSDACAGLFDASLPSNALAPLYSLVAAGPLTDKAFRDDLAAAVRATNLGGRRSVQWASLLDSLAARVRAALSQEVGSKRKRELDGPARLVAVFSRLVKIVLDAGARARPGVEHVEAAIGAAARAFADAEIPAAAGDADAPKKKRKSDVGARDIAGDLAFAARLRVARSAGLLHRKAEYGLDVGALCGLLEAPGVVPELQLEITHYLYTRLSLFAHDEDAHRAASVDALLHALDASPKRAWTGREAGVTDKTLAAAAWTIVAQGGLAPLDVTATPAQLERLVSIVISRAGAEPGLSVGAAIQRLLSSADTWELPAFRAALLKALVDAAKSRGAFVVLSTCPAAWLSKGARTALLDAAYAVDKDASPETQVAIRTWLARLASADVYGPLTDAKVVKKLLKSASSPELADATLALVHLAYQHIAKLAARDPAPLIATLDEAIKSKSFKDPTDVRSRAVALLLEDIVASGNAERFSADVKSKLGELEAVARAALAPVVESALASPAANAEVFRSWRSLARFSSWLGSPVSDKTGAALLSSIVRTRDAELAVVAFDLSASAEAEAVLAAFIVLRATFPSDTALDTAFASYAKTLTSETFTAALTAASSLVASQRDAEAEGALRAISLLVSAPVEGSGRAIATLLHPLLLSLEGAMRGCVGVIAQALAVLSALVDDRTGLLRAPDGALILSAIAAALVPSSDRPAACAPHLVPAALSPLITLVRHRADIALAHLPALVGVLAAFFPLLQRKRGARTKGTRKPFWLAIEPRDDDPAAAHAALLARAFTNLATAKLPTTGDAPARTLAGPLAKHAPALLVAYARAAADPWAGLSTAVRRELEPGLFSLCDIVTAGGRADGRGREGEGVGAPFGLGDGAGGAAEHEIWADTWRAWSRKRYTGQG is encoded by the exons ATGTCGTCAAGCGACGTCCGTTCCATCCTCAACTTGCCTAAGGCGGGCCAATCGTCCGGCTCGGGATCGAGGAAAtccgccgcagcggcccGCAAGCCCGATGGCATCTCGCGCGAGCTGTACGCCCTCATCGGCGACAACGCGCCGTCACTCGCAGAGGCGCAGGCGTCCATCGCGGCAGTCAAGTACCGCGACAGGCCCAAGCTCAAGTCGAAGAAGGTCAAGTG GGAGTGGACGCAGttcacgccgagcgcgaacCGCAACTCTCCCCATCCGCCGCGTCTCGGACACTGGGTTCGTGTGACCGATGACGATCCGCATGCGAGGG TGGACTACTTTGGCAGCTTCAACCTCCACGGCCCGTCGGTGATGGAGTACAGCCAGTTCGAGTACGACCAGCACCTAGTCGACCCCAACTGGTCGTCGCATGAGACGGCGTACCTGTTCGACTTGCTGCGGACGTTTGACCTCCGCTTCGTGGTTGCGGCAGACCGGTACGAGTACCTTGGCCCCAAGGGCGACCAGTCGGCGAAGAAGCGCTCGATCGAGGAGATCAAGGATCGCTACTACACCatctgccgccgcctcgtccgcaCGCGCACAGCCAGTGACATCcaggtgcagcagcagcagattGTGCAGTACTCGTTCGACAAGGCTCGAGAGATCAAGCGCAAGCAGTATGCCTCGGAGCTCTTCCACCTCACGCAGGCGGAGATTGCAGAGGAAGAGGCGCTGTACATGGAGATCAAGCGCCTGGAGCAGAACGAGAAGCGCTACCGTgccgaccgcgacgagctgatGCGGACGATCATTGGATTGGACAGTGGTCTGGTCAACCTGGACGGCGCGAACAGCGAGGGCGTCCTGGGTCTTGACAGG tacaagaagaagaggaggccAGAGGACGAGACGCCAGGCAACGGACCTGGCAGCCCAGCCCCTCCAGCGAAGAAGCAGAAGGATTCCGCAGCGTTCGACCTCACGCACTGCATCTACCGCGTCCCTCCACAGCCGATCGCGCCCAACTCGTCGCACCTGGCCTCGAAGCACCCTGTGCACCAGCCGGCCCACCTCCGGTCGTCCAAGATGCCGACACCCAAGCCCAACACTGCGATCCGTGTCACCGAGCTGCTGTCGGAAATGGGTCTCAACATCCACCGACTGGTCATGCCTACGCGCTccaacctcgacgccctcgacggcgtgctccatgccgcggccgcgcttgTGGACATGAAGCGCCaggtcgaccgcgtcgagcaggagATCCGCACCTTCaaggcgcagcgcgagggcTTTGTGCCACCGGTGGAGCCGTCAAGAAAG CGTTCCGAATCGGTCCTGTCCACCGACAC CGGCTCGTCGCTCatcaaggcgctcaagggtGCGCAGGACCCGACCCCAAGCGGGCAGCGCAAGATTGCgctcgcctccgccgcgtgGGCCGACAACACGCTCCTCATCCCGCGCAAGGCAGACGTGCTGCGCGACTGGGTGCTCGAGGCGTGGATGCGGAGCAAGCCATC CGCTGCAAGCCCGCTCCTCGACCCGGCATACCATGCGCTCCTGGTCTCCGTGTCCCCCTCCTGCTCGgccccgccgacggcccccctctccctcctgGGCAGCTACATTGCCGCtgcgtccgccgcgtcgcctcccgaagggctcggcgccgccgtctcccTGTCGCTTGGACAGCTCTTCCACACGACAGAGGGGAGCAAGGCCGACGCGTGGGCCGAGATCTGGGCAaagctcgtcgctgcgctcgcctcgccgtcggcgccggtcgacgcgctccagcCAGTCGCGGTGCTCGTGGGCGATGCGCTGTCGGccacgctgccgacgtcgccgaaCGGCAAGAAGATTGCGCAGAGCTTACACCCCTCTCTTGGAGCGTACGCTGCCACGCTGGCGCACCACGCGTCGCTGAAGCCCGTGTTCGAGGAGCTGACTGGCGCGCTCTTCTTTCCCCTGCCGGTGTTGCAGACGCTCGACCCGCTCAAGACGCTCCTCACGTCGCTTGCCACCTCCGagcccctccccgccctcgctgcgATCCCGCACCTCTTCGCGACCTtcatcgccgccaccacgcaACACAGGTACTCGCTCTACGCGAAGGGCGGGGACCGGCGccccgtcgacgtcgtcgtggcggacaaggtgcgcgcggccgtgACACCGGCACTTGGCGCctgcctcgagctcgtgaACCGCCTCGAGGACTCGGTGCTCAGCCGCCCCGGCGGATCAACGCCGTCAGCGAGCCgcacggccgtcgtcgagggcctgTGGAGCTCGCGTCTCGCGCTCTGGACGGCGTTCCACGCCTGGGGGGGATACCTCGAGACtgacgccaacgccggccagctcgtcgcgagcgaggccCAGCGCGCTGCgtccgcgctggcgctgtACGGCGCTACCGAGGCCGCTGCTGAGGACGAAGGCTTGGCAGGCAGGATTCTGCGCACGCTGGATGTTCTCGAACGGCTGGATCACACAAGGACAGCGGTCAACACCGAGGTGGTTGGATGGTGCTTGGCTTCTCCGGCACGCACGCATCCCGCGGCGAGGACACTCCTGTCTTCAATCCTCCGCTTCCACCAGCTCACGCGGTTGCTGGACGTCTTCTTCGATCTGGTGTCCGACGCGTGTGCGGGTCTGTTTGACGCCTCGTTGCCTTCAAACGCGCTCGCACCGCTGtactcgctcgtcgcggcgggcccATTGACGGACAAGGCGTTCCGCGACgatctcgccgccgcggtacGGGCGACCAACCTCGGTGGCCGGCGGAGCGTGCAGTGGGCGAGCCTGCTCGATTCGCTGGCTGCCCGCGTGCGTGCCGCGCTCTCCCAAGAAGTGGGGAGCAAGCGTaagcgcgagctcgatggccccgcccgcctggTTGCAGTGTTCAGCAGGCTCGTGAAGATCGTGCTTGAtgccggcgcgcgtgcgcgcccaggcgtcgagcacgtcgaggcggccatcggcgccgcggcgcgtgcgttCGCCGACGCTGAGATCCCCGCGGCGGCTGGTgatgccgacgcgccgaagaagaagcgcaagtcgGACGTTGGCGCGCGGGATAtcgccggcgacctcgcctTCGCTGCTCGCCtccgcgtcgcgcgctcggccggccTCCTCCACCGCAAAGCGGAGTACGGGCTGGACGTGGGCGCGCTGTGCGGTCTGCTTGAGGCGCCGGGAGTCGTGCCAGAGCTCCAGCTTGAGATT ACACACTACCTGTACACCCGGTTATCCCTGTTTGCCCACGACGAAgacgcgcaccgcgccgcgtccgtTGACGCCCtgctgcacgcgctcgacgcgtcacCGAAGCGCGCGTGGACAgggcgcgaggcgggcgtTACGGACAAGAcgctcgccgcagcagcgtgGACGATCGTCGCGCAGGGtgggctcgcgccgctcgacgtgaCCGCCACACctgcccagctcgagcgtctcgtTTCCATCGTCATCTCGCGCGCTGGTGCCGAGCCGGGTCTGTCAGTCGGCGCGGCGATCCAGCGCCTCCTGTCCTCCGCCGACACGTGGGAGCTGCCTGCGTTCCGCGCAGCGCtgctcaaggcgctcgtcgacgccgccaagtcgcgcggcgcgttcgTCGTCCTCTCTACCTGTCCCGCCGCGTGGCTGTCCAAGGGCGCGCGTACTGCGCTCCTGGATGCAGCCTACGCTGTTGACAAGGACGCTTCGCCGGAGACACAGGTGGCCATCCGGACCTGGCTGGCGAGGCTGGCCAGCGCCGACGTGTACGGCCCGctcaccgacgccaaggtGGTCAAGAAGCTGTTGAAATCGGCGTCCTCTCCAGAGCTGGCCGACGCGACCCTCGCGCTGGTGCACCTTGCATACCAGCACATTGCCAAGTTGGCCGCCCGCGACCCCGCACCTCTGAtcgccacgctcgacgaggcgatcaAGTCCAAGTCGTTCAAGGACCCCACCGAtgtgcgctcgcgcgccgtcgcgctgctcctcgaggacatTGTGGCCTCGGGCAACGCTGAGCGCTTCAGCGCGGACGTCAAgtccaagctcggcgagctggaggccgtcgcgcgggCGGCACTTGCCCCCGTGGTCGAGagcgcgctcgcctcgccggccgccaacgccgaaGTGTTCCGCTCctggcgctcgctggcgcgcttctcgtcctGGCTCGGCTCCCCAGTGTCCGACAAGACGGGAGCGGCCCTCCTCTCGTCCATTGTGcggacgcgcgacgccgagctcgcagtCGTCGCGTTCGAcctctcggcctcggccgaggccgaagccgTCCTCGCAGCCTTCATCGTCCTCCGCGCCACGTTTCCCTCAGACACAGCACTGGACACGGCGTTCGCGTCCTACGCCAAGACGCTCACCAGCGAGACGTTCACTGCGGCGCTCaccgcggcctcctccctcgtcgccagccagcgcgacgcggaAGCAGagggcgcgctgcgcgccatcTCCctgctcgtctcggcgccggtcgAGGGCTCGGGCCGCGCGATCGCGACGCTCCTCCacccgctcctcctctcgctAGAGGGCGCGATGCGCGGCTGCGTCGGCGTGAtcgcgcaggcgctggccgtgctgtccgcgctggtcgacgaccgcaccggcctcctccgcgccccAGACGGCGCGCTCATCCTGTCCGCTatcgcggccgcgctcgtcccCTCCTCCGACAGGCCGGCCGCCTGCGCACCGCACCTCGTGCCCGCGGCGCTCAGCCCGCTCATCACGCTTGTGCGCCATCGCGCCGacatcgccctcgcgcacctcccTGCGCTGGtgggcgtgctcgcggccttcttccccctcctccagcgCAAGCGTGGCGCGCGGACAAAGGGGACCCGGAAGCCGTTCTGGCTCGCCATCGAGCCCCGGGATGATGACCCGGCAGCCGcacacgccgcgctgctAGCGCGCGCATTTACGAACCTCGCCACGGCCaagctgccgacgacgggcgacgcCCCGGCGCGGACCCTCGCAGGGCCGTTGGCCAAGCATGCGCCTGCCCTGCTTGTGGCGTatgcgcgcgcagctgccgACCCGTGGGCAGGCTTGTCAACTGccgtgcggcgcgagctcgagccgggCCTGTTCAGCCTCTGCGACATTGTCACTGCTGGCGGCCGTGCCGACGGACGCgggagggaaggcgagggtgtcggcgcgccgTTCGGCCTCGGggacggggcgggcggcgcggccgagcacgagaTCTGGGCCGACACATGGCGCGCCTGGAGCAGGAAGCGGTACACTGGTCAGGGATAG
- the rrp45 gene encoding Exosome complex component rrp45, translating to MPREIDPPSVQREFLVAALEQGKRLDGRLPLEQRPFQLTFGAELGSVECRLGKTAVLAQVTATIVKPRDDRPYEGFLVISSEISPMASGVFEAGRSSEDEVMITRLLEKSIRRTEAVDREALCILAGEKVWHLRLTLHFLSDSGNLLDCASLAAMTALRHFRKPEVEVIGGEVIVHSPDERAPVPLAIHHTPLCLTFAYFENLPPILDPTHLEEVLASGTMTITLNAQRELCVLSKAGGTALAADEIMNIVRVGVERVRAIVKLMDEALAKDQGERVVEVV from the exons ATGCCCCGCGAAATCGACCCCCCATCAGTTCAGCGCGAGTTCCTCGTAGCGGCCCTGGAGCAGGGGAAGCGCCTCGACGGACGCCTTcccctcgagcagcgcccGTTCCAGCTCACGtttggcgccgagctcggcagcgtcgagtGCCGGCTGGGCAAGACGGC TGTCCTCGCTCAGGTCACAGCCACGATTGTAaagccgcgcgacgacaggcCGTACGAGggcttcctcgtcatcaGCTCCGAGATCTCGCCCATGGCGTCGGGCGTGTTCGAGGCAGGACG GTCatccgaggacgaggtcatGATCACGAGGTTGTTGGAGAAGAGCATCAGACGGACTGAGGCGgtcgaccgcgaggcgctgTGTATCCTTGCTGGAGAGAAG GTTTGGCACCTCCGCCTCACACTGCACTTCCTCTCCGACTCTGGAAACCTTCTCGACTGTGCATCTCTCGCTGCTATGACGGCGTTGCGCCACTTCCGCAAGCCAGAGGTCGAGGTCATCGGTGGAGAGGTGATTGTG CACTCGCCGGATGAGCGCGCACCGGTCCCCCTTGCGATCCACCACACTCCCCTCTGCCTCACCTTTGCCTACTTTGAGAACCTGCCGCCCATCCTCGACCCAACACatctcgaggaggtgctcgcgTCGGGCACGATGACGATCACGCTCaacgcgcagcgcgagctgtGTGTCCTCTCCAAAGCCGGCGGCACGGCTttggccgccgacgagattATGAACATTGTCCgggttggcgtcgagcgcgtccgtGCCATTGTCAAGCTCATGGATGAAGCCCTGGCAAAGGACCAGggtgagcgtgtcgtcgaggtggtgtaA
- the Pgc_0 gene encoding Gastricsin, which yields MWWPRHASYGSRRTGTATLTLLAVVATVAVAAAAADSRLGTAPYTSVPLYRTGMGSNVVSLGVGTPPQRLNVTLTPNVEYFMVALESCVQPECVDDAAGPTIEYTPSATWSLGDALDLTGLVTSDVLSAPVDKRCPIVKIEASRSTAGTASLPPGSSGFLGLGIHLANPELSVLPSLLGISPYSSVTVGIDMADVWSANAGVVHWGDVPNGVFVGSFTWLPVNLTTGWSFVMDSVTVGAVTVAGGGYIATVDPGIDTIVMPSMLADKMFQGVEGASRSTYDATIWNVPCSATLSMNVKVAGTVYNVEPRGLVDQAGLGCTANIRSWHTGSIPDLAGEIRLGAAFLSSVYSALYYSTNEQYIGLARKVTSSSASSKGRLAGIILGVLFGVLLLVCFALFMRNRLSPESVARRAALAQEKAQMDQVDGFVHRQAVTAQEHMYPQARRSHERPSETQMFAQAHTSTTTSGLASPAGTQAETSPAAQAGLVQHTPTLESIPMARSSPMYYTPTTTYVPTAVSPQPPMMMSRAVAVPTASAMVPAAPTTPVVVSRAAYPVPLLPPQPAAPQAWIPQTSLGAAYPATTYVPAAGYYAAPVVMAPYVRRF from the exons ATGTGGTGGCCACGGCACGCGTCGTACGGCTCCCGGCGTACCGGTACCGCAACCTTAACTCTGcttgctgtcgtcgccacTGTTGCtgttgcagcagcagcagccgacagccggctcggcacggcgccgtACACGTCCGTCCCGCTGTACCGCACCGGGATGGGGAGCAACGTCGTGTCTCTGGGCGTtgggacgccgccgcagcggctCAACGTAACGCTGA CCCCCAACGTCGAGTACTTTATGGTTGCGCTCGAAAGCTGC GTACAGCCCGAGtgcgtcgacgacgctgcaG GGCCGACAATAGAGTacacgccaagcgcgaccTGGAGCctgggcgacgcgctcgacctcaccGGGCTCGTAACGTCTGATGTCCTCTCCGCGCCGGTCGACAAGCGCTGCCCGATCGTCAAGATCGAGGCGAGTCGCTCGACGGCCGGAACAGCGAGCCTCCCGCCCGGATCGAGCGGGTTCTTGGGTCTCGGCATACACCTA GCCAACCCCGAGCTCTCCGTCCTCCCCTCGCTCCTCGGAATCTCCCCCTACTCCAGCGTGACCGTCGGGATCGACATGGCGGACGTCTGGAGCGCCAACGCAGGTGTCGTGCACTGGGGCGACGTGCCGAACGGTGTCTTCGTCGGCAGCTTTACCTGGCTCCCCGTCAACCTCACCACCGGGTGGTCGTTTGTGATGGATTCCGTCACCGTCGGTGCGGTGacggtcgccggcggcgggtaCATCGCCACAGTCGACCCCGGTATCGACACGATCGTCATGCCTTCCATGCTGGCGGACAAGATGTTCCAAGGTGTCGAGGGTGCATCGAGGTCCACCTATGACGCGACGATATGG AACGTCCCGTGCTCTGCCACACTATCCATGAACGTCAAAGTCGCCGGCACGGTATACAACGTGGAACCGCGCGGCCTTGTGGACCAAGCCGGATTGGGGTGCACGGCCAACATCCGCTCCTGGCACACCGGGTCGAtccccgacctcgccggcgagattcgcctcggcgcggccttCCTCAGCAGCGTGTACTC CGCTCTGTACTACTCCACCAACGAGCAGTACATCGGCCTGGCGCGGAAGGTGACCTCG AGTAGTGCAAGTAGCAAAGGCCGCCTCGCCGGTATTA tcCTCGGTGTGCTcttcggcgtcctcctcttGGTTTGCTTCGCTTTATTCATGAGGAACCGACTCTCCCCAGAATCAgttgcccgccgcgcagcctTGGCACAAGAGAAGGCCCAGATGGACCAGGTGGACGGTTTCGTCCACCGCCAGGCTGTGACTGCGCAGGAGCACATGTACCCCCAGGCGCGACGTTCCCATGAACGGCCATCCGAAACGCAGATGTTTGCTCAGGCGCACACCTCTACGACAACTTCGGGACTGGCTTCCCCGGCCGGAACCCAGGCGGAGACGTCCCCCGCGGCCCAAGCGGGCCTCGTCCAGCACACACCCACGCTCGAGTCAATCCCCATGGCGCGCTCTTCGCCAATGTACTacaccccgacgacgacgtacgTGCCCACCGCGGTCTCACCACAGCCACCGATGATGATGTcgcgggcggtggcggtgccgacggcgtctGCCATGGTACCGGCGGCGCCTACAACACCAGTGGTTGTGTCGCGTGCGGCGTACCCagtgccgctgctgccgccacaACCCGCGGCGCCACAAGCGTGGATCCCGCAGACTAGTCTGGGAGCGGCGTACCCTGCGACGACCTACGTTCCCGCGGCGGGCTACTACGCTGCGCCAGTCGTCATGGCACCGTACGTGCGACGATTCTGA
- the Rac2 gene encoding Ras-related protein Rac2: MNHNIQSLKCVVVGDGAVGKTCLLISYTTNAFPGEYVPTVFDNYSASVLVDGRPISLGLWDTAGQEDYDRLRPLSYPQTDVFLVCFSVISPPSFENIKTWIPEIRHHAPGVPIILVGTKLDLREDPQTIQRLRERRFSPITYSMGLQLAKEVGAVRYVESSSKTQKGLKNVFDEAIRAVLTPQDRNPGPKKPKGNKKNCVIL, from the exons ATGAACCACAACATCCAGTCGTTGAAAT GCGTTGTGGTCGGTGACGGCGCAGTCGGAAAG ACCTGCCTCTTGATCTCGTACACGACCAACGCGTTCCCTGGAGA ATACGTCCCCACC GTCTTTGACAACTACTCGGCATCTGTGCTGGTCGATGGGCGACCAATCTCGCTCGGACTATGGGACACGGCAGGGCAGGAAGACTACGA ccgccTTCGCCCCCTCTCATACCCCCAGACAGACGTCTTCCTGGTGTGCTTCTCAGTCATCAGCCCCCCGAGTTTCGAGAACATCAAGACG TGGATTCCTGAAATTCGGCACCACGCCCCTGGCGTGCCCATCATCTTGGTCGGCACAAAGCTCGACCTCCGAGAGGACCCGCAGACGATCCAGAggctgcgcgagcgccgctTCTCGCCCATCACCTACTCGATGGGCCTGCAGCTCGCAAAGGAGGTCGGAGCGGTGCGCTacgtcgagtcgagctccAAGAC ACAAAAGGGGCTCAAGAATGTCTTTGACGAGGCCATCCGCGCCGTGCTCACGCCCCAAGATCGGAATCCGGGCCCAAAGAAACCCAAGGGAAACAAGAAGAACTGTGTTATCCTTTGA
- the NAT2 gene encoding Putative N-terminal acetyltransferase 2 yields MSSAAAPALRALRPALRAAPRALARRPLSTLPARPVASALGLRAAPRAAVPRLSSRLVAPSIRLNSTAAAPKPKSAYERFKELSKTYGVYAVLMYLAIGAVDFSLSFLLVHSMGASTIEPYFNKALRWYRVIRHGSDGADELEQQDIEKKAKQAAEEAAEIAANGGVPKPTAWYLDRALWAEAVLAYTIHKTVLLPFRAGLCVAWTPRVVEFLRARGWIGASGTKRAAQRGAEKIREASARVIDAAKRN; encoded by the exons ATGTcctccgcagcagcaccagctcTCCGCGCCCTCCGGcccgcgctccgcgccgcgccgcgcgctctggcaaggaggccgctctcgacgctgcccgcgcggccagtggcctcggcgctgggcctgcgcgccgcgccgcgcgccgccgtgccccgccTGTCCtcccgcctcgtcgccccgtCAATACGCCTCAactcgaccgccgccgcgcccaagcccaaaTCCGCGTACGAGCGCTTCAAGGAGCTGTCCAAGACGTACGGCGTGTACGCAGTCCTGATGTacctcgccatcggcgccgtcgacttctcgctctccttcctcctcgtgcACTCCATGGGCGCGAGCACGATCGAGCCGTACTTTAACAAGGCGCTCCGGTGGTACCGCGTCATCCGgcacggcagcgacggcgccgacgagctcgagcagcaggatatcgagaagaaggccaagcaggccgctgaggaggcggcggaaatcgcggccaacggcggcgtcCCCAAGCCCACCGCATGGtacctcgaccgcgcgctctgggccgaggccgtcctcgCGTACACTATCCACAAGACGGTGCTCCTCCCCTTCCGTGCTGGCCTGTGCGTCGCGTGGacgccgcgcgtcgtcgagttcCTCCGCGCCCGCGGGTGGATCGGAGCG TCTGGAACCAAGCGCGCtgcccagcgcggcgccgagaagaTCCGCGAAGCCTCTGCGCGTGTCATTGACGCCGCCAAGAGGAATTAG
- the MAN1 gene encoding Mannose-6-phosphate isomerase: MSPAPPVFKIAPGIQAYDWGKKGHSSLAAQFALESVPDFEIDEGKSYAELWMGTHTTLPSRVSTTALLSDHLRQHPEFIGAKVAARFPDEAAVGQLPFLFKVLSIGTALSIQAHPDKALAKQLHAERPNVYKDPNHKPEMAVALTDFRGFLNFLPTPAIVEHLRSVPELAGLIRPEAIQQLDSVSGTQDPVNAAQKTALKAVFGDLMAAPEAKYRPAVEALIARYKSGKVAASEKPIAELAIQLDADFPGDVGVLCVFLLNVVDLKPGEAIFLGADVPHAYISGDIMECMAQSDNVVRAGLTPKLRDVPTLIEMLTYEAGPADKQVLHAVEFNRDPATKIYDPPIDEFSVLRTHLAKDEVTTHRPIDGPSIGIVTNGEAVVSWGFEEELIVTRGDVFFLAAGHEYKWQARKDSEIFRAFVEAA, translated from the exons aTGTCCCCCGCGCCCCCCGTGTTCAAGATCGCGCCCGGCATCCAGGCGTACGACTGGGGCAAGAAGGGCCACTCGAGCCTCGCGGCGCAGTTTGCCCTCGAGTCGGTGCCCGACTTTGAGATTGACGAGGGCAAGAGCTatgccgag CTCTGGATGGGAACCCACACCACCCTCCCTTCGCGCGTCTCCACCACGGCCCTCCTCTCCGACCACCTGCGCCAGCACCCCGAGTTCATCGGCGCAAaggtcgccgcgcgcttccccgacgaggcggcTGTTGGCCAGCTGCCCTTCCTCTTCAAGGTGCTCTCTATCGGCACTGCGCTGAGCATCCAGGCGCACCCTGATAAGGCGCTGGCGAAGCAGTTGCATGCGGAGCGGCCAAACGTGTACAAGG ACCCAAACCACAAGCCCGAGATGGCGGTCGCGCTGACCGACTTCCGCGGCTTCCTCAActtcctccccacccccgccatcGTGGAGCACCTGCGCAGCGtgcccgagctcgctggGCTCATCCGGCCCGAGGCGatccagcagctcgacagCGTCAGCGGCACGCAGGACCCCGTGAACGCTGCGCAGAAGACCGCCCTCAAGGCCGTCTTTGGCGACCTCATGGCCGCGCCAGAGGCCAAGTACCGCCCTGCCGTAGAGGCGCTCATCGCGCGCTACAAGTCGGGCAAggtcgccgcgagcgagaagccgatcgccgagctggctatccagctcgacgccgacttccccggcgacgtcggcgtgctctGCGTCTTCTTgctcaacgtcgtcgacctcaagcCTGGAGAGGCCATCTTCCTGGGCGCTGACGTGCCGCACGCGTACATCTctggtg ACATCATGGAGTGCATGGCCCAGTCGGACAACGTCGTTCGCGCCGGCCTCACCCCCAAGCTCCGCGACGTGCCGACCCTCATCGAGATGCTCACGTACGAGGCCGGCCCGGCAGACAAGCAGGTgctccacgccgtcgagttcAACCGCGACCCCGCGACCAAGATCTACGACCCGCCCATTGACGAGTTCAGCGTGCTGCGCACCCACctggccaaggacgaggtgaCGACGCACCGCCCTATCGACGGCCCGTCGATTGGCATCGTGACcaacggcgaggcggtcgtgTCGTGGGGCTTTGAGGAGGAGCTGATTGTGACTCGTGGCGATGTGTTTTTCCTTGCCGCTGGGCACGAGTACAAGTGGCAGGCGAGGAAGGACAGCGAGATCTTCCGCGCGTTTGTCGAGGCGGCGTAA